In Staphylococcus lloydii, the following proteins share a genomic window:
- the leuS gene encoding leucine--tRNA ligase, which translates to MVNYNHNDIERKWQQYWEENKTFKTSDNFGQKKFYALDMFPYPSGAGLHVGHPEGYTATDIVSRYKRMQGYNVLHPMGWDAFGLPAEQYALDTGNNPRAFTQKNVNTFKRQIKELGFSYDWDREINTTDPEYYKWTQWIFIQLYNKGLAYVDEVAVNWCPALGTVLSNEEVIDGVSERGGHPVYRRPMKQWVLKITAYADRLLEDLDDLDWPESIKDMQRNWIGRSEGAAVTFNVESTQDNIEVFTTRPDTIYGATFLVLSPEHELVNEITTPDKEEAIKAYQEEAAKKSDLERTGLSKEKSGVFTGAYATNPLSGEQVPVWIADYVLSTYGTGAVMAVPSGDQRDYEFAQAFDLPIVEVIEGGDLSKEAYTGDGPHVNSGELNGLYNEGAITKAIDLLEEKNAGTRKVNYKLRDWLFSRQRYWGEPIPVIHWEDGTMTTVPEDELPVLLPETNEIKPSGTGESPLANIPEFVNVVDEETGMKGRRETNTMPQWAGSCWYYLRYIDPNNDQMLADPEKLKHWLPVDLYIGGVEHAVLHLLYARFWHKVLYDLGVVPTKEPFQKLYNQGMILGEGNEKMSKSKGNVINPDDIIKSHGADTLRLYEMFMGPLDAAIAWSDNGLDGSRRFLDRVWRLLVNEDGTLSDRVVEDNDGSLDKSYHQTVKKVSEDFDSLNFNTAISQLMVFINDCYKADTLYRSYIEGFVTMLAPIAPHISEELWNILGHEGTITYQPWPTYDETLLVDNEVEIVVQVNGKVRAKLNIAKDTSKEDMEAIALDNDSIKSEIEGKDIKKVIAVPQKLVNIVAK; encoded by the coding sequence ATTGTGAATTATAATCATAATGATATTGAAAGAAAGTGGCAACAATATTGGGAAGAAAATAAAACATTTAAAACGAGCGATAATTTCGGTCAAAAGAAATTTTATGCGCTAGATATGTTCCCGTATCCATCTGGTGCTGGTTTACACGTAGGACACCCAGAAGGTTATACAGCAACTGACATCGTTTCTCGTTATAAAAGAATGCAAGGTTATAATGTGTTACACCCTATGGGCTGGGATGCATTTGGTTTGCCAGCTGAACAGTATGCATTAGACACTGGTAATAATCCAAGAGCCTTTACTCAAAAAAATGTGAATACATTCAAGCGACAAATTAAAGAACTAGGCTTTAGTTACGATTGGGATAGAGAAATCAATACGACTGATCCAGAGTATTATAAATGGACGCAATGGATTTTTATTCAACTTTATAACAAAGGTTTAGCATATGTGGATGAAGTTGCAGTTAACTGGTGTCCGGCATTAGGAACGGTTTTATCAAATGAAGAAGTAATCGATGGCGTATCAGAACGTGGTGGTCACCCAGTATACAGACGACCTATGAAACAATGGGTGTTAAAGATTACTGCTTATGCTGATAGATTGTTAGAGGATTTAGATGACTTAGACTGGCCAGAATCAATTAAAGACATGCAACGTAACTGGATAGGTCGTTCAGAAGGTGCTGCTGTTACATTTAATGTTGAAAGTACACAAGACAATATAGAAGTCTTTACTACAAGACCAGATACAATTTATGGTGCGACTTTCTTAGTGCTAAGTCCAGAACATGAATTAGTAAATGAAATTACGACACCTGATAAAGAAGAAGCTATTAAAGCTTATCAAGAAGAAGCGGCTAAAAAGTCAGACTTAGAACGTACAGGTTTATCTAAAGAAAAATCAGGCGTATTTACGGGTGCCTATGCTACAAATCCATTATCAGGTGAACAAGTCCCAGTTTGGATAGCTGACTATGTATTATCAACTTATGGTACAGGTGCAGTGATGGCAGTACCAAGTGGTGATCAACGTGACTATGAATTTGCTCAAGCATTTGACTTACCTATAGTAGAAGTAATCGAAGGTGGAGACTTAAGTAAAGAAGCCTACACAGGCGATGGTCCACACGTTAATTCTGGTGAATTAAATGGCTTATATAACGAAGGCGCAATTACAAAAGCGATTGACTTATTAGAAGAAAAAAATGCTGGTACACGCAAAGTAAACTACAAACTACGCGACTGGCTATTTAGTAGACAAAGATATTGGGGCGAACCAATCCCTGTTATTCATTGGGAAGATGGCACAATGACTACAGTTCCAGAAGATGAACTACCTGTATTGTTGCCTGAAACTAATGAAATCAAACCATCAGGTACGGGTGAATCACCATTGGCTAATATTCCTGAATTTGTTAATGTAGTTGACGAAGAAACGGGTATGAAAGGTCGACGTGAGACAAATACGATGCCTCAATGGGCTGGAAGTTGTTGGTATTATTTAAGATATATCGATCCTAATAATGACCAAATGTTAGCCGACCCTGAAAAACTTAAACATTGGTTACCAGTTGATTTATATATTGGCGGCGTAGAACATGCAGTGTTACACTTATTGTATGCAAGATTTTGGCACAAAGTATTATATGATTTAGGCGTCGTTCCTACAAAAGAACCATTCCAAAAATTATATAATCAAGGAATGATTCTTGGTGAAGGTAACGAAAAAATGAGTAAATCCAAAGGTAATGTCATTAACCCTGACGACATTATTAAGAGTCATGGTGCCGATACATTAAGACTATACGAAATGTTTATGGGACCATTGGATGCAGCAATTGCTTGGAGCGATAATGGACTTGACGGTTCTCGCAGATTCTTAGATAGAGTTTGGAGATTGTTGGTAAACGAAGATGGAACGTTATCTGACCGTGTGGTAGAAGATAATGATGGCTCATTAGATAAGTCTTATCATCAAACTGTCAAAAAAGTATCCGAAGACTTTGATTCGCTAAACTTTAATACTGCAATCAGTCAGTTGATGGTATTTATAAATGACTGTTATAAAGCGGATACGTTGTATCGTTCTTATATTGAAGGTTTCGTTACAATGCTTGCTCCGATTGCTCCACATATTAGTGAAGAACTTTGGAATATATTAGGCCACGAAGGCACAATTACGTATCAACCATGGCCAACTTATGATGAAACGCTACTTGTCGATAATGAAGTAGAAATAGTAGTACAAGTTAATGGTAAAGTAAGAGCGAAGCTTAATATCGCTAAAGATACGTCTAAAGAAGATATGGAAGCAATCGCTTTAGATAACGATAGTATTAAGAGCGAAATTGAAGGCAAAGATATTAAAAAAGTCATTGCAGTTCCGCAAAAACTTGTTAATATAGTAGCCAAATAA
- a CDS encoding rhodanese-like domain-containing protein — protein sequence MESITVDELKEKIVDSNPVNIVDVRTREETAMGIIPGAKTIPMNEIPSNLNYFNDNETYYLVCKAGMRSERTGQYLEENGINVVNVEGGMDAWGDDGLEVDSI from the coding sequence ATGGAATCTATTACAGTAGATGAATTGAAAGAGAAAATTGTCGATTCTAACCCAGTAAATATCGTTGATGTTAGAACTAGGGAAGAAACGGCTATGGGAATTATTCCAGGTGCTAAGACAATACCAATGAACGAAATTCCATCAAATCTTAATTATTTTAATGATAATGAAACGTATTACCTCGTATGTAAAGCTGGTATGAGAAGTGAACGTACAGGACAATATTTAGAAGAAAATGGTATTAATGTAGTCAACGTCGAAGGCGGTATGGACGCATGGGGCGATGATGGCTTAGAGGTCGACAGTATTTAA
- a CDS encoding NAD(P)/FAD-dependent oxidoreductase — protein MYQTIIIGGGPSGLMAAVAASQENTNILLIEKKKGLGRKLKISGGGRCNVTNRLPYAEIIKNIPGNGKFLYSPFSLFDNESIINFFESREVKLKEEDHGRMFPISNKAQDVVDALVNTLNNNKVDVLEETTVTAITAEQDGSYTVALDNQKSYQTQSVVIATGGTSVPQTGSTGDGYKFAEALGHTITELFPTEVPITSPEPFIKSKELKGLSLKDVALSVLKKNSKTRITHQMDMIFTHFGVSGPAALRCSQFVYKEQKNQKKQDIYMELDVFPELNHDQVEQQIRGLLKEAPDKVIKNSLHGLIEERYLLFMLKQAGIDDNLTSHHLSNAKITDLVNLFKGFKFVVNGTLPLDKAFVTGGGVSLKEIHPKSMMSKISEGLFLCGEVLDIHGYTGGYNITSALVTGHVAGTSAGQYKQDQ, from the coding sequence ATGTATCAAACTATTATTATTGGTGGAGGACCTAGCGGATTAATGGCAGCAGTTGCCGCCAGCCAAGAAAACACTAATATTTTATTAATTGAAAAGAAAAAGGGCTTAGGACGTAAATTAAAAATTTCGGGTGGTGGTCGTTGTAATGTGACAAACAGACTACCCTATGCAGAAATCATTAAAAATATACCAGGCAATGGTAAGTTTTTATATAGCCCTTTTTCACTCTTTGATAATGAATCAATTATCAATTTCTTTGAAAGTCGAGAAGTTAAATTAAAAGAAGAAGATCATGGCAGAATGTTCCCTATTTCTAACAAAGCACAAGACGTCGTCGATGCACTCGTTAATACATTGAATAACAACAAAGTGGATGTATTAGAAGAAACGACCGTAACGGCTATTACTGCAGAACAAGATGGTAGCTATACTGTTGCGTTAGATAATCAAAAATCATATCAAACACAATCTGTCGTTATTGCGACTGGTGGTACGAGTGTTCCTCAAACTGGTTCTACGGGTGACGGCTATAAATTTGCCGAGGCATTAGGTCACACCATCACAGAATTGTTCCCAACTGAAGTACCTATTACTTCACCAGAACCCTTTATTAAATCAAAAGAGTTAAAAGGTTTAAGTTTAAAAGATGTAGCACTGAGTGTGTTAAAGAAAAATAGTAAAACACGCATTACGCATCAAATGGATATGATATTCACACATTTTGGTGTTAGTGGTCCAGCCGCATTAAGATGTAGTCAATTTGTTTATAAAGAACAAAAAAACCAAAAGAAACAAGATATATACATGGAATTAGATGTTTTTCCGGAATTGAACCACGATCAAGTCGAACAACAAATACGCGGTTTACTAAAAGAAGCGCCTGATAAAGTAATAAAAAATAGTTTACATGGCCTTATCGAAGAACGTTATTTACTCTTTATGTTAAAACAAGCCGGAATAGATGATAATTTGACTTCACATCATCTATCTAATGCCAAAATCACTGACTTAGTAAATCTATTCAAAGGTTTTAAATTTGTAGTAAATGGCACTTTACCATTAGACAAAGCATTTGTTACAGGTGGAGGCGTTTCATTAAAAGAAATACATCCTAAATCTATGATGTCAAAAATAAGTGAAGGCTTATTTTTATGTGGAGAAGTACTCGACATTCATGGTTATACGGGCGGCTATAATATTACCAGTGCCCTTGTGACAGGACATGTTGCAGGTACTTCAGCCGGCCAATATAAGCAAGACCAATAG
- a CDS encoding putative polysaccharide biosynthesis protein: MSESKEMVRGTFLITLSILITKVLGVLFIIPFYAIVGGEENLAPFNYAYQPYNIAIAVATAGVPLAASKYVSKYNALGAYKVSQKLYKSSFIVMTIMGIIGFGILYFLAPNIATITLAREDGVKGGWSVADITWIIRIISVVVIFIPLLATWRGVFQGYKSMGPTAVSEVTEQVARVLFILIGSYLVLNVFGGSVLLANGVATFAAAIGAITGIITLWYYWAKRKPNIEKMVASDTTNIDVPYGKMYKEILSYSIPFVIVSLNFPLFNMVDQFTHNNALDLAGVPQKMHDYFFSILNMTTNKIVMIPTSLASGFAVSLIPYITKTFEAGQRNEMQRQIRASLGVLMFITVPASLGIMALSLPLYTVFYKYNTDGSQLLFYYAPVAILISLLSVTASMLQGIDKQKLTVFVIVSAVVIKIILNTPLIYALHTAGAILSTAIALLFAIICNFIILKKYAHFNFTETWLHFSKIFLYGFIMMIAVEISYFLIQLVISPQSKIGALIIVIISVAVGMLVYGVITMKTRLADEFLGELPNKIRRKLGIIK; the protein is encoded by the coding sequence ATGAGTGAAAGTAAAGAGATGGTCCGAGGCACCTTCCTAATTACGCTTAGTATATTAATTACCAAGGTGTTAGGTGTCCTATTTATCATTCCATTCTACGCAATTGTTGGTGGAGAAGAAAATTTAGCGCCGTTTAACTACGCTTATCAACCATACAACATTGCAATAGCTGTAGCAACAGCTGGAGTGCCTTTAGCAGCTTCAAAATATGTATCAAAGTATAATGCTTTAGGTGCATATAAAGTAAGTCAGAAATTATATAAATCAAGTTTTATCGTTATGACGATAATGGGTATCATAGGCTTTGGCATATTGTACTTCTTAGCACCCAATATAGCGACAATAACATTAGCGCGTGAAGATGGTGTTAAAGGTGGATGGTCAGTAGCAGATATTACTTGGATTATACGTATTATAAGTGTAGTTGTTATCTTTATTCCATTGTTAGCAACATGGAGAGGGGTATTCCAAGGCTACAAATCAATGGGACCAACTGCGGTTTCAGAAGTTACGGAACAAGTTGCAAGAGTTCTATTTATTTTAATAGGAAGTTATTTAGTATTAAATGTTTTTGGAGGTTCAGTATTATTAGCCAATGGTGTAGCAACATTCGCAGCTGCAATTGGTGCAATCACTGGTATTATTACATTATGGTACTACTGGGCTAAAAGGAAACCAAATATTGAAAAAATGGTAGCATCAGATACAACAAATATCGATGTGCCATACGGGAAAATGTACAAAGAAATTCTTTCGTATAGTATTCCATTTGTTATTGTGAGTTTAAACTTTCCATTATTTAATATGGTTGACCAGTTTACACACAATAATGCATTGGATTTGGCTGGCGTGCCACAGAAAATGCATGACTATTTCTTCTCAATATTAAATATGACAACAAATAAAATTGTTATGATTCCAACATCGTTAGCATCTGGTTTTGCTGTCAGTTTAATTCCATATATTACAAAAACCTTTGAAGCCGGCCAAAGAAATGAGATGCAAAGACAAATTCGTGCTTCTCTAGGCGTATTAATGTTTATAACTGTGCCAGCCAGTTTAGGTATTATGGCATTATCTTTACCGTTATATACTGTATTTTATAAGTATAATACAGATGGTAGTCAGTTATTGTTCTATTATGCTCCAGTAGCTATTCTTATTTCGTTACTGAGTGTGACAGCTTCAATGTTACAAGGGATTGATAAGCAAAAGCTAACTGTTTTTGTAATCGTTTCTGCGGTTGTAATAAAAATTATTTTAAATACACCGTTAATTTATGCATTGCATACTGCAGGCGCAATATTAAGTACTGCTATTGCATTGTTGTTTGCTATTATATGTAACTTTATTATTTTGAAAAAATATGCACATTTTAATTTCACAGAAACTTGGTTACACTTTAGTAAAATATTCTTATACGGCTTTATTATGATGATTGCGGTAGAAATTTCATACTTTTTAATACAACTTGTAATTTCGCCTCAATCTAAAATAGGTGCGCTTATTATTGTAATTATTAGTGTGGCTGTAGGTATGTTAGTTTATGGCGTGATCACAATGAAAACACGTCTAGCCGATGAATTTTTAGGTGAGTTGCCTAATAAAATACGTCGTAAGTTAGGAATTATAAAATGA
- a CDS encoding pseudouridine synthase — translation MRLDKFLANMGLGTRTEVKTLLKKGKVTVNNKVEKSPKTNVNPDSDEICCEDKLIEYIDKVYFMLNKPKGYVSATVDNQHSTVIDLISDFEHLKLFPVGRLDKDTEGLLLITNDGNFNHQLMNPSKHVPKTYEVISKNSITKNDIESFKTGIELHDGLTQPALLEVTDDEYKSFVTIYEGRYHQVKRMFHAINNEVLALKRIKIGDLALDRQLESGDYRQLTPQDFKLLGLK, via the coding sequence ATGAGATTAGATAAATTTTTAGCAAACATGGGTTTAGGTACACGAACTGAAGTTAAAACTTTGCTAAAAAAAGGCAAAGTAACCGTAAATAACAAAGTTGAAAAATCGCCTAAAACAAATGTTAACCCTGATTCTGATGAAATTTGTTGTGAAGATAAGCTAATTGAATATATAGATAAAGTATATTTTATGCTTAATAAACCTAAAGGTTATGTTTCTGCAACGGTAGATAATCAACATTCGACGGTTATTGACTTAATTAGTGACTTTGAACATTTAAAGCTTTTTCCGGTCGGAAGATTGGACAAAGATACTGAAGGTTTGTTATTAATTACTAATGATGGTAATTTTAACCATCAATTGATGAATCCATCTAAGCATGTACCTAAAACTTATGAAGTGATTTCTAAAAATTCTATTACAAAAAATGATATAGAATCATTTAAAACGGGTATTGAATTACATGATGGATTAACCCAACCTGCATTGTTAGAAGTTACGGATGATGAATATAAATCATTTGTAACAATTTATGAAGGAAGGTATCATCAAGTTAAGCGCATGTTTCATGCGATTAATAACGAGGTTCTTGCGCTTAAAAGGATAAAAATTGGCGACTTAGCACTTGATAGACAATTAGAGTCTGGTGACTATCGTCAATTGACCCCACAAGATTTTAAATTATTGGGGCTAAAATAA
- a CDS encoding YtxH domain-containing protein, giving the protein MAKLFKAVLGIGGAIAAIVLSNKDNRDKLKKEYNKYKSNPESYKQNAKEFASQISDKASETINEVKEDPKGYANKVKEDPKGFLNEQKAHFKGEKGDTSEEIQEGRFDDEGPSDPSNNLHVVTEKELNNNNNK; this is encoded by the coding sequence ATGGCAAAATTATTTAAAGCAGTATTAGGAATCGGGGGAGCTATAGCAGCTATCGTATTATCTAATAAAGATAATAGAGACAAACTTAAAAAAGAATATAATAAATACAAGTCTAACCCTGAATCATATAAGCAAAACGCAAAAGAATTTGCTAGCCAAATAAGTGATAAAGCTAGCGAAACTATTAACGAAGTGAAAGAAGACCCTAAAGGTTATGCAAACAAAGTAAAAGAAGACCCTAAAGGTTTCTTAAACGAGCAGAAAGCTCACTTCAAAGGTGAAAAAGGCGATACTTCTGAAGAAATTCAAGAAGGACGTTTCGACGATGAGGGTCCAAGTGATCCAAGTAACAACTTACACGTAGTTACTGAAAAAGAATTAAACAACAACAACAATAAATAA
- the pepV gene encoding dipeptidase PepV — translation MWKEKVLEYENQIIDDLKGLLSIESVRDDNKASEDYPVGPGPREALNYMYTIAERDGFSTHDVDHIAGRIEAGQGDEVFGILCHVDVVPAGDGWDSDPFDPVVTSDKIVARGTLDDKGPTIAAYYAVKILNEMNVDWKKRIHIIVGTDEESDWLCTERYFKTEEMPTLGIAPDAEFPAIHGEKGISVFHVVQEEQAEDIDEPDYELHAFESGQRYNMVPDDASAKVLVKENMTDVIQNFEQFLVDHNLEGGSTVDSGILELNVKGKAVHGMDPSIGVNAGLYLLHFLSQLKLDKTAANFVKFSEQYLFNSHFGEKMGMKFHTDSMGDVTTNIGVIKYDNQNGGKYGINLRYPEGFEYDKAMNRFDEEVKALGFKLNLGKNQVPHYVDKNDPFVQKLVQAYRNQTGDKTEPYTIGGGTYARNLDKGVAFGAMFEDSEDLMHQKNEYITKKQLLNATSIYLEALYTLCVEG, via the coding sequence ATGTGGAAAGAAAAAGTACTCGAGTATGAAAATCAAATCATTGATGATTTAAAAGGATTATTATCAATAGAAAGTGTAAGAGATGATAACAAAGCTTCTGAAGATTATCCAGTAGGACCAGGCCCTAGAGAAGCTTTAAATTACATGTATACTATTGCTGAACGTGATGGTTTTAGCACACATGATGTTGATCACATCGCTGGACGTATTGAAGCTGGACAAGGTGATGAAGTATTCGGCATATTATGTCACGTCGATGTAGTACCGGCAGGAGATGGATGGGATTCTGACCCGTTTGACCCAGTTGTAACATCTGATAAAATTGTTGCTCGCGGAACGTTAGATGATAAAGGCCCAACCATTGCAGCTTATTATGCAGTTAAAATATTAAATGAAATGAATGTCGATTGGAAAAAAAGAATACATATAATTGTTGGTACAGATGAAGAATCTGATTGGTTATGTACAGAACGTTATTTCAAAACTGAAGAAATGCCGACGTTAGGTATTGCACCAGATGCAGAGTTTCCTGCAATACATGGGGAAAAAGGTATTAGTGTCTTTCATGTAGTTCAAGAAGAACAAGCCGAAGATATTGATGAACCAGATTATGAATTACATGCTTTTGAATCTGGGCAAAGATATAACATGGTGCCAGACGACGCATCAGCTAAAGTTTTAGTTAAAGAAAACATGACTGATGTTATCCAAAACTTTGAACAATTCCTAGTGGATCATAATTTAGAAGGTGGCAGTACAGTTGATAGCGGCATATTAGAACTTAATGTTAAAGGTAAGGCTGTTCACGGTATGGACCCATCAATCGGTGTAAATGCCGGTTTATATTTGCTCCACTTCTTATCTCAACTGAAATTAGACAAAACGGCGGCTAATTTTGTGAAGTTTAGTGAACAATATTTATTTAACTCACACTTTGGCGAAAAAATGGGCATGAAATTCCATACAGATAGTATGGGTGATGTAACTACTAATATTGGTGTTATTAAATACGACAACCAAAATGGTGGTAAATATGGCATTAACTTACGTTATCCAGAAGGTTTTGAATATGATAAAGCAATGAATAGATTTGATGAAGAAGTTAAAGCGCTCGGATTCAAATTAAATTTAGGTAAGAACCAAGTACCTCATTACGTAGATAAAAACGATCCATTTGTTCAAAAATTGGTTCAAGCATATAGAAACCAAACTGGAGACAAAACTGAACCATACACAATCGGAGGAGGAACTTATGCCCGTAACCTTGATAAAGGTGTAGCTTTTGGGGCTATGTTTGAAGACTCTGAAGATTTAATGCATCAAAAAAATGAATATATCACTAAAAAGCAATTATTAAATGCTACTAGTATTTATTTAGAAGCCTTATATACACTTTGTGTGGAGGGATAA
- the dat gene encoding D-amino-acid transaminase — MTKVLINEKLVEENEANVPYNDRGYNFGDGIYEYVRVYNNRLFTARAHFERLLRSANEIGLELNYTVDGLIELVQELISANKVVTGGVYIQVTRGVAHRDHAFPTPSVQTMITGFTKSYDRPYKNLEEGINAVTTEDIRWLRCDIKSLNLLGNVLAKEYATKYNAQEAIQHRGDTVTEGSSSNAYAIKDGVIYTHPTNNLILNGITRKVIKDIAESNDIPFKEEAFSVDFLKQADEVIVSSTSIEVMPVVKLDGDNVGDGQVGPITKKLQEGFTNYIENNEEIAQEINR; from the coding sequence ATGACAAAAGTATTAATTAATGAAAAACTTGTAGAAGAAAATGAAGCTAATGTACCTTATAACGATAGAGGATATAACTTTGGTGACGGAATCTATGAATATGTACGTGTCTATAATAATAGATTATTTACTGCACGTGCTCACTTTGAAAGACTATTAAGAAGCGCAAATGAAATTGGTCTAGAATTAAATTATACAGTCGACGGATTAATTGAACTTGTACAAGAACTAATTTCGGCAAACAAAGTTGTTACTGGTGGCGTATACATCCAAGTTACAAGAGGCGTAGCACATAGAGATCATGCATTCCCTACACCTTCAGTTCAAACTATGATTACAGGTTTTACAAAATCATATGACAGACCTTATAAGAATTTAGAAGAAGGTATTAACGCTGTTACTACCGAAGATATTCGTTGGTTAAGATGTGATATTAAAAGTTTGAATTTATTAGGTAACGTGTTAGCTAAAGAATATGCAACAAAATACAATGCACAGGAAGCAATTCAACATAGAGGAGATACAGTTACAGAAGGATCTTCTAGTAATGCTTACGCAATTAAAGATGGCGTAATCTATACACATCCAACTAATAACCTAATTTTAAATGGTATTACACGTAAAGTAATTAAAGATATTGCTGAATCAAATGACATTCCATTTAAAGAAGAAGCATTTTCTGTTGATTTCTTAAAACAAGCAGATGAAGTAATCGTTTCTAGTACTTCAATTGAAGTAATGCCTGTTGTTAAATTAGATGGTGATAATGTCGGGGATGGTCAAGTAGGCCCAATCACTAAGAAATTACAAGAAGGCTTTACAAATTATATTGAAAACAATGAAGAAATTGCTCAAGAAATAAATCGATAA
- a CDS encoding phosphotransferase family protein, with translation MEQFYQLGWTLDSAGGASGEAYMAEQDGQKLFLKRNSNPFIAALSAEGIVPKLVWTKRIETGEVVTAQHWKNGRELSFKEMHQKRVAHLLNKIHNSKTLLNMLKRMEMEPITPDIMLRKINASLSREVLTHHVVRKALTYLEEHIPNLDARFFTVVHGDVNHNNWLLSDHDELYLVDWEGAMIADPAIDLGMLLYNYVAESQWPKWLDTYGVKDTFNLQKRMKWYTVIQSIGMIQWYEEQKRYKDMNTWLKFLNEVMEHNAFI, from the coding sequence GTGGAGCAGTTTTATCAATTAGGGTGGACACTTGATTCAGCGGGCGGTGCTTCAGGAGAAGCTTATATGGCTGAACAAGATGGGCAAAAATTATTCTTGAAACGTAATTCCAACCCATTTATAGCAGCATTATCTGCCGAAGGAATTGTACCGAAATTAGTATGGACGAAACGTATCGAAACAGGCGAAGTTGTAACTGCACAACATTGGAAAAATGGCAGAGAACTTTCGTTTAAAGAAATGCATCAAAAAAGAGTTGCGCACTTATTAAATAAAATACATAATTCAAAGACTTTACTAAATATGTTGAAAAGAATGGAAATGGAACCGATTACGCCAGACATTATGCTTCGTAAAATTAATGCTTCATTATCTAGAGAAGTATTAACACACCACGTAGTTAGAAAAGCACTAACGTATTTAGAAGAACATATACCTAATTTAGATGCACGTTTCTTTACAGTAGTCCATGGTGACGTTAATCATAACAATTGGTTACTATCAGATCACGATGAATTGTATCTAGTGGATTGGGAAGGTGCAATGATTGCAGATCCTGCTATTGATTTAGGCATGTTGCTCTATAACTACGTAGCCGAAAGCCAATGGCCTAAATGGCTTGACACATATGGAGTTAAAGATACATTTAATTTACAAAAACGAATGAAATGGTATACCGTTATTCAGTCAATTGGTATGATTCAATGGTATGAAGAACAAAAAAGATATAAAGATATGAATACGTGGCTTAAGTTTCTTAACGAAGTTATGGAACATAACGCGTTTATTTAA
- the trmB gene encoding tRNA (guanosine(46)-N7)-methyltransferase TrmB, giving the protein MRMRYKPWAEDYLKSHPNIVDIDGSHNGKMTQWFDKEQPIYIEVGSGMGQFITTMAINNPDINFVAIEREKNVMVKILDKVLEQELNNIKLICNDAGELTDFFAPNEVTRIFLNFSDPWPKRRHAKRRLTYATFLNLYKIILIEDGEIHFKTDNRGLFAYSLESMSQFGMYFTKINLNLHQEDTEDNIETEYERKFSDKGSRIYRMEAKFHK; this is encoded by the coding sequence ATGAGAATGCGATATAAGCCTTGGGCAGAAGATTACTTAAAATCTCATCCCAATATTGTTGATATTGACGGCAGTCACAACGGTAAAATGACCCAGTGGTTCGATAAAGAACAACCAATATATATCGAAGTAGGTTCAGGTATGGGCCAATTTATTACGACTATGGCTATAAATAATCCTGACATAAATTTTGTTGCTATTGAGCGAGAAAAAAATGTAATGGTCAAAATACTAGATAAAGTTTTAGAACAAGAACTTAATAACATCAAGCTTATTTGTAACGATGCAGGCGAACTGACAGACTTTTTTGCACCAAATGAGGTTACACGTATCTTTTTAAATTTTTCAGATCCGTGGCCTAAAAGACGTCATGCAAAAAGAAGATTAACTTATGCTACATTTCTAAATCTGTATAAGATTATTCTAATTGAAGATGGCGAAATACATTTTAAAACTGATAACAGAGGCTTGTTTGCTTACAGTTTAGAGAGCATGTCTCAATTTGGCATGTACTTTACGAAAATAAATTTAAACTTACACCAAGAGGATACCGAAGATAATATAGAAACTGAGTATGAAAGAAAATTCTCAGACAAAGGATCACGTATTTATCGAATGGAAGCTAAATTTCATAAGTAA